Genomic window (Campylobacter sp. RM16704):
TCTTTTTTTTTCAATTCATCACTAAGTATTATTTCTCTTAAAATCCAATTTTGATCTTCTAATCTATCTGAAGTTTCTCTAAAAGGACTTAAAGAAATTCCTGTTTCTAAAGATCTAATAGCAAACATAGGGGTAAAATCAGACAAATCTCCTTGAGAGGGATTTACAGCAAACAAAAAATTAAAAAACATAAAAATTATAATGAATATTTTTTTCATCATATAAACCTTCTAAAATTTTCTAAAATTCACTGGAAAATGATCAGATGCTAAAAAAGTTCTAAGCCCAGCTAAAGCCAAAACAGCAAGAATAGCTGGTGGTGTATAAAGTGTTCCTTGATTTGAATTTCCAGTTACAGCATAGTCAATAGTGTTTCCACTAACTTGAGTAAAAGAAGGTGGAGCTACTATATTAATACGAGATCTTAAGTCTGGATCAAGTAAAGGTACAAGATTACCAGGACTTCTATTAAAATCTCCCATAATCATCCAATTAACATTTGGCATATTCCTAAAATGCATATCTACAGCTGTTACTATAGCTCCAGCATCATTACCTCCTCTTGCAAGTGCATGAATCGAGAAAAACACATCATTACCTATACGAATTCCTATTATAGGACGAGATAAAACAGTTGGTGGAGGCAAAACTATCACTTCATCTGCTCTAGTCCTACTAACTATAGCCATATTTACACGATTTGCACCAACATCAACTCTTGAATAATAAATAAAAACTGAATTTGGACGAGCTAAAGAGCCTAAATTCCATATATATTCGTGAATTGGTATGCCTATTCCTACTGGCTGCACCTGCCTTGAAGTCATCATTGCTGTAGATGGCAATACTCCAGCTTCTTGAACTGCTAAAACATCCAAAGGATCATTTCCACTAACTAATTGTCTTATGCTAATATTCCATTTGCTTTCAGTAGATGCTGAAGACCCTTGCAAATTCCAAGTTCCTGCATTATAATTTTCCAAAGCACCAAAAACCAACTTTATACTAAATATTAAAAACAATATTATTTTCATTTTAAACCCTCAACTTCATAAGGTAAATTTGCTGCAAAAGGAGGTGTAGTAATATACCATTGTCTATCCAAATTTTTTTCTCCAAACTTCAAACAACTAGTTAAATAAATATTAAAAAAACTGAAATTAAAATCATTCATCACATTTGTAATTGGAGTTTGTATACATTGCTGCGTAGCAAAATTTTGAATTTGAAAAGATCCATTACTCATAGGAAATAGTCTCCAAAATTGCGCATGATTAGTTTGATCACAAGGATAATGTACTATTCCTTTTCCATAGGCATTTAAGCAAGTGTTAGTCCTTGCATTTTTAATCATAACCATGTTGTTTGGAAATTCTATCAACTGCCACACCCTTGCATCACCAAAACCTTTACTATTAAATATAGTATATCCCCAAATCCAATTACCAGCAGCTAAAGCCCAAACCGTTAACAATGCGCCATTTGGATTCATAATAGCTACAAAATTACTCGGAAAACCTCTATTTTCAAACACCGAAACATCATTAAATTCGCCATTTGATTTAAATCTAGGCATAGGACCTTTTATAGCATTATCTCCATTAAAAGAATTTGTTCTTATAATTGGTGGATCTAGAGGTATTGCTGGAATCAAATCCTTGCCATCAATTAACGCGGGAGTTTTTTGTTTTACAGGAGGAGTAGGAGTTGAACCTAACTTTAAAGGATCTTTGTCGTTTATTTTTCCAAAAGAGCGACCTAAAGGATTAATATTTTGCTCCTTTGTAGAACATGCCGTAAAAAATAATACAAAGCTTAAAATAAAAAATAACCATTTTACACTGAAATTTCCACTCATTGTTTTATCCTCATATATTATTATATATCAAGCAATAATTATCATATAAAAAAATTATAATAATTATATAATATTTTTTTAAAAAAAAGTATCATATAATTTTCAATGAAAATTAAACATGAAAGGATATCTTATGGATATAGTGGAAAGATTTATTAACTACACTAAAATAAATACTACGACTAGTAGAGAAAAAGGTGCAGCAGGTATAATGCCATCAAATCCTACAGAAATGGAACTTGCAAAGCTACTAGAAAAAGAGCTTAAAGAACTTGGTTTAATTAATGTTAAAAGAAGAGATAACACTATTACCACAGCACTTTTACCAGCAAACACACCAAATGCTCCAAAGATAGCTTTTTTTGCACACTTAGATACTAGTATGGAACAAACTAATGACACTAAAGCACAAATTACTCACTATCAAGGAGGAGATATTTGTTTAAATGAAAATTTACAAATTTATTTAAAAGAAAGTGAATTTAAAGAACTTAAAAATTACATAGGAGATGATATTATCCACACAGATGGTACAAGCTTACTTGGTGCAGATGATAAAGCTGCAATTGCTGCTATTATGAATATGCTTGAATTTTTTGTTAAAAATCCTGATGTTAAACATGGCGATATCTATGCTTGCTTTTTACCTGATGAAGAACAAGGTTTAAGAGGCGCCAAAGCTTTTGATGTAAAAGAAATAGATGCTGATTTTGGATATTGTTTAGATTGTTGTGGAATTGGTGAGTTTATATATGAAAACTGGAATGCTGGAGATTGTGAAGTAGAATTTATAGGAAAATCAGCCCATCCTATGAGTGCTAAAGGCAAATTGATAAATTCTTTAATATTAGCTCACAAATTTATATCAATGTTGCCAAATGGAGAAGCTCCAGAATATACAGAAAATAAAGAAGGATATTTTTGGGTTAAAGAACTCAAAGGAAACAGTGCTAAAACTATTTTAAAAATTGACATTCGCGAATTTGATGACATAAAATATACTCAAAGAATGGATTTCTTGCAAAATTTATGTGATAGTTTTAAAAAACTATATGGAGAAGAAAGAATTAACATAAAATTAAATGATAGATATAAAAATGTATTTAATTCTTTAAAAACTACAGACTCTCTTCCTATAAAACTAGCCTTACAAGCTTATGAAAATTTAAATATTACACCAAAAACCATTCCTATGCGTGGAGGTTATGATGGAGCAGTGCTTTCAGAAAAAGGATTACCTTGCCCAAATATCTTTACCGGTGCTCATAATTTTCACTCTATTTATGAATATCTACCTGTTAAATCTTTAAAAGCTGCAAGTAAAGTTATACAAGAAGTTGCTATCTTAGCGGCAAAATAAATTTTAAGCCTTGAAAAAGGCTTAAAATTTACAATAAAACAAAAGCAATTACAATAACTGAAATAACACAACCTAGTGCTGTTCTTTTAACTATTTCTAAAGGACTAACTCCGGCAATAGCTGAAACTATAATACAAGCACCTAAAATAGGTGAAAGATATCTACCAAGTACTGCTGACATTGCAACTGCTGTACCAAGTTTAACCTGATCAAAACCAAGATCTTGTGCGTGGATTGTAACAGCTTTATTAAAAGCCATAGCTGCGGCATCACCACTTCCTGTAACAGTTGCCATTAAAAATGGTATAAAAGTTCCACCAAAACGTACATAATGTTGTTCATTTTTGAGCCATTCTATGATGATATCAATCACACCACAAGCTTTTAAACCTGCAACAAAAACACTAGCTGCTATAATAATACCTATAATTTCTGCATAAGACTTACCCATACCATTAAAAAACTCTTTACAAATAACATCTGGCTTGGTCCAAGTAGCCACTATAGCTACGATAGCACCCAAAAGCATTGCTTCAGCAACTCCAACCTTTTTAGTCCATGCAAGAAATTCATATGAGTGTAAAGGACTTGCACCGATTATT
Coding sequences:
- a CDS encoding cytolethal distending toxin subunit B family protein; protein product: MKIILFLIFSIKLVFGALENYNAGTWNLQGSSASTESKWNISIRQLVSGNDPLDVLAVQEAGVLPSTAMMTSRQVQPVGIGIPIHEYIWNLGSLARPNSVFIYYSRVDVGANRVNMAIVSRTRADEVIVLPPPTVLSRPIIGIRIGNDVFFSIHALARGGNDAGAIVTAVDMHFRNMPNVNWMIMGDFNRSPGNLVPLLDPDLRSRINIVAPPSFTQVSGNTIDYAVTGNSNQGTLYTPPAILAVLALAGLRTFLASDHFPVNFRKF
- a CDS encoding cytolethal distending toxin, subunit CdtA, which gives rise to MSGNFSVKWLFFILSFVLFFTACSTKEQNINPLGRSFGKINDKDPLKLGSTPTPPVKQKTPALIDGKDLIPAIPLDPPIIRTNSFNGDNAIKGPMPRFKSNGEFNDVSVFENRGFPSNFVAIMNPNGALLTVWALAAGNWIWGYTIFNSKGFGDARVWQLIEFPNNMVMIKNARTNTCLNAYGKGIVHYPCDQTNHAQFWRLFPMSNGSFQIQNFATQQCIQTPITNVMNDFNFSFFNIYLTSCLKFGEKNLDRQWYITTPPFAANLPYEVEGLK
- the pepT gene encoding peptidase T; amino-acid sequence: MDIVERFINYTKINTTTSREKGAAGIMPSNPTEMELAKLLEKELKELGLINVKRRDNTITTALLPANTPNAPKIAFFAHLDTSMEQTNDTKAQITHYQGGDICLNENLQIYLKESEFKELKNYIGDDIIHTDGTSLLGADDKAAIAAIMNMLEFFVKNPDVKHGDIYACFLPDEEQGLRGAKAFDVKEIDADFGYCLDCCGIGEFIYENWNAGDCEVEFIGKSAHPMSAKGKLINSLILAHKFISMLPNGEAPEYTENKEGYFWVKELKGNSAKTILKIDIREFDDIKYTQRMDFLQNLCDSFKKLYGEERINIKLNDRYKNVFNSLKTTDSLPIKLALQAYENLNITPKTIPMRGGYDGAVLSEKGLPCPNIFTGAHNFHSIYEYLPVKSLKAASKVIQEVAILAAK